The Stackebrandtia nassauensis DSM 44728 genome includes the window GCGGTGGTGACCTCACCATCTACGACAACCTGGACGCCAAGTCCGGTGACCGGGTCTGGGGCGACCTGTGCCGCGGCCCGCACCTGCCGTCCACCAGGCACATCCCGGCGTTCAAGCTGATGCGTTCGGCCGCCGCGTACTGGATGGGTTCGGAGAAGAACCCGCAGCTGCAACGGGTCTACGGCACCGCTTGGCCCTCAAGGGACGCTCTCAAGGAGCACCTGCGAATGCTGGAGGAGGCCGCCAAGCGCGACCACCGCAAGCTGGGTGCCCAGCTGGACCTGTTCAGCTTTCCCGACGAACTCGGTTCCGGTCTGCCGGTGTTCCACCCCAAGGGCGGCATCATCCGGCAGGAGATGGAGTCCTATCTGCGTCAGCGCCAGAAGGACGCCGGGTACGAGCTGGTCAACACCCCGCACATCACCAAGGAGAACCTGTTCCTGACCTCGGGGCACCTGCCGTACTACGCCGACTCGATGTTCCCGCCGATGGAGTTCGAGGGCGCCGAGTACTACCTCAAGAGCATGAACTGTCCGATGCACAACCTGATCTACCGCTCGCGGGGACGTTCCTACCGGGAACTGCCGCTGCGGCTGTCGGAGTTCGGTTCGGTGTACCGCTACGAGAAGTCCGGCGTGGTGCACGGCCTGACCCGGGTGCGCGGACTGACCATGGACGACGCGCACATCTACTGCACCGAGGAACAGCGGGACGAGGAACTCAAGAGCCTGCTGAAGTTCGTGCTGGAACTGTTGCGGGACTACGGTCTGGACGACTTCTACCTTGAACTGTCCACTCGCGGCGACTCCGACAAGTTCATCGGTGACCCGAAGGACTGGGAGGACGCCACCGAGACCCTGCGCCGGGTCGCCGAGGAATCCGGTCTGGAACTGGTTCCCGACCCGGGCGGCGCCGCGTTCTACGGCCCGAAGATCTCGGTTCAGGCGAAGGACGCCATCGGCCGCACCTGGCAGATGTCGACCATCCAGATCGACTTCAATCAGCCCGCGCGCTTCGAACTGGAGTACTCCGCCGCCGACGGCACCCGCAAACAGCCGGTCATGATCCACCGGGCGCTGTTCGGTTCGATCGAGCGGTTCTTCGGTGTCCTGACCGAGCACTACGCCGGGGCGTTCCCGGCGTGGCTGGCGCCGGTGCAGGCCGTCGGCATCCCGATCCGGGACGAGAACGTGCCCTACCTGGACGAGTTCGTCGCCAAGCTGCGCGCCGAGGGCATCCGCGCCGAGGTCGACACCTCCGACGACCGGATGCAGAAGAAGGTGCGCAACGCCCAGCTGCAGAAGATCCCGTTCATGGTGCTGGCCGGTGACACCGACCAGGAGGCCGGGACCGTCTCGTTCCGCTACCGCGACGGCTCACAGCGCAACGGTGTGCCGCTCGAGGAGGCCGTTGCCCATGTGACCGATGTGGTGCGTTCGAGGACCAACGAGGGTCCGTCGGCCGCTTGAGGCCGGGTGCGGCACCGCGCCGCGTTTGACTGAATTGTCCGCCGTCGTCCGATGTCTTCGCAGGTGGAGGCCGGGCGGCGGCGGATCTTAATCAGGTCGGATTGTCGACAAGCAGACGACCATATGTTTAAGTTGCCGACCTCACCGGTTAGTGTTCCTTGGTGATGAGTGATCATGCACCGTTGCCCGGACAGCCCCAGACCCTGCTGTTCATCGGTGGCCGCTGGACGCCCGCCGTCGCGGGCGGCACCCGCGACATCATCGATCCCACCACCGGCACCGCCATCACGGCCGTCGCCGAAGCCGACGCCGCCGACGTCGCCGAGGCGATCGCGGCGGCCCG containing:
- the thrS gene encoding threonine--tRNA ligase translates to MSAPQQSRITDRVVIAAGTTCADAIAEAGLPTTGPKAIVVVRDAEGNLRDLSWAPDAEAEVEPVAIDSPDGLNVLRHSCAHVLAQAVQDLHKDAKLGIGPPIRDGFYYDFDVAEPFHPDDLKKLEKRMQEIIKSGQRFSRREFASKDAARAELADEPYKLLLVDIKGDDEVDADEVMEVGGGDLTIYDNLDAKSGDRVWGDLCRGPHLPSTRHIPAFKLMRSAAAYWMGSEKNPQLQRVYGTAWPSRDALKEHLRMLEEAAKRDHRKLGAQLDLFSFPDELGSGLPVFHPKGGIIRQEMESYLRQRQKDAGYELVNTPHITKENLFLTSGHLPYYADSMFPPMEFEGAEYYLKSMNCPMHNLIYRSRGRSYRELPLRLSEFGSVYRYEKSGVVHGLTRVRGLTMDDAHIYCTEEQRDEELKSLLKFVLELLRDYGLDDFYLELSTRGDSDKFIGDPKDWEDATETLRRVAEESGLELVPDPGGAAFYGPKISVQAKDAIGRTWQMSTIQIDFNQPARFELEYSAADGTRKQPVMIHRALFGSIERFFGVLTEHYAGAFPAWLAPVQAVGIPIRDENVPYLDEFVAKLRAEGIRAEVDTSDDRMQKKVRNAQLQKIPFMVLAGDTDQEAGTVSFRYRDGSQRNGVPLEEAVAHVTDVVRSRTNEGPSAA